The following are encoded in a window of Roseivirga misakiensis genomic DNA:
- a CDS encoding DUF4097 family beta strand repeat-containing protein, which yields MQKLKPTILVLTFLFMTTLAFGQETIEKSYTGVKTIRLTTASGNGTIKKSNTNEVKVHLRYTYDDDIYEPIFEQNGDRLYIEEDFKRSRWSRGYAEWTLEIPDGLELDFKTGSGNIEIDGIAVELKVSTGSGNIEVESVTGNMRTSTGSGNITLSEIDGDMNASTGSGSIRLRSIKGEARFSTGSGNVKGDGVEGEFSMSTGSGNIDIANAILTGRSNFSTGSGRTELSLGAELEYDLSLSTGSGDAVLDFDGQKIAGEFVMRASDKSDIRAPFKFDEEYEDDRGGYNRRGRNRGYVKEAKVGNKDVLVKISSGSGRAVVRK from the coding sequence ATGCAAAAACTCAAACCGACAATATTAGTACTAACATTTCTTTTCATGACAACCTTGGCTTTTGGCCAGGAGACGATTGAAAAATCTTATACAGGTGTTAAAACCATTCGTTTAACCACCGCTTCGGGTAACGGAACTATTAAGAAAAGTAATACTAACGAAGTTAAGGTTCATCTCAGGTACACTTATGACGACGATATCTATGAACCTATTTTCGAACAAAATGGAGATAGACTCTACATTGAAGAAGACTTTAAAAGAAGCCGCTGGAGCAGAGGCTATGCTGAATGGACACTTGAAATACCTGACGGTCTTGAATTAGATTTTAAAACTGGATCTGGAAATATTGAGATAGATGGCATTGCTGTTGAACTTAAGGTTTCTACAGGGTCAGGTAATATTGAAGTAGAAAGTGTAACTGGAAATATGAGAACCAGCACTGGTTCTGGTAACATCACGCTTAGTGAGATAGATGGCGATATGAACGCCAGCACAGGCTCTGGGTCTATTCGCTTAAGATCCATTAAAGGGGAAGCACGTTTCAGTACCGGTAGCGGTAATGTTAAAGGTGACGGTGTTGAAGGAGAATTCTCTATGAGTACTGGTTCTGGAAATATTGATATCGCCAATGCAATTCTCACAGGCCGGTCTAACTTCAGTACAGGATCTGGAAGAACTGAACTCTCCTTGGGAGCTGAACTAGAATATGATTTATCACTCAGTACAGGCTCAGGTGATGCTGTTCTGGATTTTGATGGTCAAAAGATTGCTGGCGAGTTTGTTATGAGAGCTAGCGACAAATCGGATATCAGAGCGCCATTCAAATTCGATGAAGAATATGAAGACGATAGAGGCGGTTACAACAGAAGAGGACGCAATAGAGGATACGTAAAAGAGGCCAAAGTCGGAAATAAGGATGTTTTGGTCAAGATTAGCAGCGGTTCTGGTCGAGCTGTAGTACGCAAGTAG
- a CDS encoding DNA alkylation repair protein produces the protein MTLDEVMTQLAEFGDERTKNTLIKHGAKEPFFGVKVADLKKILKNTKKDHELSLALYDTGNSDAMYLAGLMADESKISEQELDQWADQAYWYYLSEYAVPWVAAETPFGFELGLKWIESKEERIAAAGWSTLASFASVNTDDALDIQAYSDLLDRAKKEIDTAQNRVKYTMNGFVIAIGTYIEALTDKSVEIANEIGKVEVLMGGTACKVPLAKDYIKKVMDRGSVGKKRKTARC, from the coding sequence ATGACACTTGACGAGGTAATGACCCAATTAGCCGAATTCGGCGACGAAAGAACTAAAAACACGCTGATTAAGCACGGCGCTAAAGAACCTTTCTTTGGTGTAAAAGTGGCTGATCTAAAAAAGATTCTCAAGAATACTAAAAAGGATCACGAGCTTTCTTTAGCACTTTATGATACTGGCAACTCGGATGCCATGTATCTAGCTGGATTAATGGCTGATGAAAGTAAGATTTCCGAACAAGAGCTTGATCAATGGGCGGATCAAGCTTATTGGTACTATTTAAGTGAATATGCGGTTCCATGGGTCGCGGCAGAAACGCCTTTTGGTTTTGAATTAGGACTTAAATGGATAGAGTCTAAAGAAGAAAGAATTGCCGCGGCGGGTTGGTCTACACTCGCCTCTTTTGCCAGTGTCAACACCGACGATGCTTTAGACATTCAAGCCTACAGTGATCTACTCGATCGCGCGAAAAAAGAAATAGATACTGCTCAAAACAGAGTAAAGTATACCATGAACGGCTTTGTCATTGCCATCGGGACTTACATTGAGGCTTTGACTGATAAATCGGTCGAAATCGCCAATGAGATCGGTAAAGTGGAAGTATTAATGGGTGGTACAGCGTGTAAAGTTCCTTTGGCCAAAGACTACATCAAAAAAGTAATGGATAGAGGGTCTGTTGGTAAGAAAAGGAAAACCGCACGATGCTAG
- a CDS encoding ABC transporter permease produces MLKNFILVTLRNLRRNTLYSVINISGLSIGIACSILILLWVQDETSFNKFIPKVNKIHQVWVNAAFDNGIQSWNSVPLPTYEEMKSAHAKISNSVVTGWGGMRLIAKEDNRIMKRGYFASEEFLEVFEYPMVVGDRSTVMDDPSSIVISEELSNILFKGQDPVGEFVKVDDESVLQVTGVFKDVPDNSTFQFDYLIPWKHREATQQWVVDNKDNWGNYSFQVYVELNGENDELEVEESIRDILTEKGQDDIERSFFLHPMSRWRLHTNFENGKESGGQHEYVTLFTAIATFILIIACINFMNLATARSEKRAREVGIRKSLGSKRSQLIFQFYGESIVISLISYLIAILLVIALLPSYNNLVDKSLFLDFQSSQFWMFSLGIILVTGIVSGSYPSLYLSSFNPIKTLKGKVSIGKNSNLPRKILVVFQVGVAVILIVGTIVIVKQIDLAKKRDLGYNQEGLISIPGTEDIVENYDVIKQELIRKGAIINMTRSNSSITSINSNNFLGWPGKPESQRVMFVTIVGNYDYAETMGAEMLMGRDFSKEYATDSAAIIINKAALDIMKLENPLGTQLDLWGDKRTLVGVIDNILMGSPYEQVRPMFMILDDWGYGTMSLRIPATKDIQAKMADIQEVFEQYNPAYPFEYTFTDVDFARKYTTINLTRDLATIFAFLTIFITGLGLFGLASYMAEQRIKEIGIRKVLGASVGNLIRLISIDFAKLVLLGFVIFSPLAYFGLDQYLGRYTIRTSIDWWVFALTGVIALVFALLIVTNQARRAALANPATSLRSE; encoded by the coding sequence ATGCTCAAAAATTTTATTCTGGTAACCCTGCGCAATCTGCGCAGGAATACCCTCTATTCGGTCATTAACATTTCTGGACTTTCTATCGGTATTGCTTGTAGCATATTGATTCTATTATGGGTTCAGGACGAAACTTCTTTCAACAAATTCATTCCCAAAGTCAATAAGATTCATCAAGTGTGGGTAAACGCCGCATTCGATAATGGTATTCAGTCTTGGAATTCGGTTCCACTGCCTACTTACGAGGAAATGAAAAGCGCTCATGCGAAAATCTCCAACTCTGTAGTCACAGGGTGGGGCGGCATGAGGCTTATCGCGAAAGAAGACAATAGAATCATGAAAAGGGGCTACTTTGCGAGCGAAGAGTTCTTAGAAGTTTTTGAATACCCAATGGTCGTTGGTGATCGGTCTACGGTTATGGACGATCCTTCTTCCATTGTGATATCCGAAGAGTTATCGAATATACTTTTCAAAGGCCAAGATCCTGTGGGTGAGTTTGTGAAAGTAGATGACGAGAGTGTCTTACAGGTAACGGGAGTATTTAAAGATGTTCCTGATAATTCTACATTCCAATTCGATTACTTAATTCCCTGGAAACATCGTGAAGCTACTCAGCAGTGGGTGGTTGATAATAAAGACAATTGGGGTAATTACTCCTTTCAAGTATATGTTGAGCTAAATGGTGAAAACGATGAGTTAGAGGTAGAAGAAAGCATTAGAGATATACTTACTGAGAAAGGTCAGGATGATATAGAACGATCGTTTTTCTTGCATCCGATGTCTCGGTGGAGGCTTCATACGAATTTTGAAAACGGTAAAGAATCTGGTGGACAACACGAATATGTAACCCTTTTCACCGCGATCGCCACGTTCATTTTGATCATTGCATGCATCAATTTTATGAATTTAGCGACAGCAAGATCGGAAAAAAGAGCAAGAGAAGTAGGCATTCGAAAAAGCCTTGGTTCAAAAAGAAGCCAGTTAATATTTCAGTTTTACGGAGAGTCGATTGTCATTTCCTTAATCTCCTATCTTATCGCAATTTTATTAGTGATCGCATTACTGCCGAGTTACAATAACTTGGTAGATAAGTCACTTTTTCTAGATTTTCAGTCAAGTCAGTTCTGGATGTTCTCGCTGGGAATTATTCTGGTAACGGGCATCGTTTCGGGTAGTTATCCATCCTTATACCTATCATCGTTCAATCCAATTAAAACCCTAAAAGGCAAGGTATCCATTGGTAAGAATTCTAACCTACCAAGGAAAATTTTAGTGGTATTCCAAGTTGGCGTAGCTGTGATTCTTATTGTAGGAACAATCGTGATTGTGAAGCAAATTGATTTGGCCAAAAAGAGAGATTTGGGTTACAATCAAGAAGGGCTCATTTCCATTCCAGGAACAGAAGATATCGTCGAAAACTACGATGTCATCAAGCAGGAATTGATTAGAAAAGGAGCGATTATAAACATGACAAGGTCTAACAGTAGCATCACCTCTATCAATTCGAACAACTTTTTAGGGTGGCCAGGTAAACCTGAATCGCAACGTGTGATGTTCGTGACCATTGTTGGTAATTATGATTATGCTGAAACCATGGGTGCGGAAATGTTGATGGGACGTGATTTCTCGAAAGAGTACGCGACTGATAGTGCGGCTATCATCATTAACAAAGCTGCATTAGATATTATGAAGTTGGAGAACCCACTCGGTACGCAACTAGATTTATGGGGCGATAAACGAACTTTGGTTGGGGTAATCGACAATATTTTAATGGGTTCGCCCTATGAGCAAGTGCGCCCGATGTTTATGATCCTAGATGACTGGGGTTACGGAACAATGAGCCTGAGAATTCCTGCCACTAAAGACATCCAAGCCAAAATGGCCGACATTCAGGAAGTTTTTGAGCAATATAATCCTGCATACCCTTTTGAGTATACGTTTACGGATGTTGATTTTGCTAGAAAGTATACCACCATTAATTTGACTCGTGATTTAGCGACGATTTTCGCTTTCCTGACCATTTTCATTACCGGATTAGGCCTGTTTGGCTTAGCGTCTTACATGGCAGAACAACGCATCAAAGAAATTGGTATTAGAAAAGTATTAGGAGCTTCGGTAGGTAATTTGATTAGGTTGATTTCAATCGACTTTGCAAAATTAGTACTCCTTGGGTTCGTCATTTTCTCTCCTTTGGCCTATTTCGGCTTAGATCAATATTTAGGAAGATATACTATCCGTACATCGATCGATTGGTGGGTATTTGCTTTGACAGGAGTGATTGCTTTGGTTTTCGCACTGTTGATCGTCACCAACCAAGCTAGGAGAGCCGCGCTGGCCAATCCAGCTACTTCTCTCAGGAGTGAGTAG
- a CDS encoding DinB family protein codes for MSFNPNFYITALEANIEAVKNLAIAHSAEQQRWKPTPQTWSLLEIICHLVDEEVLDFRARLQTALYPDKFPFIPIDPESWVESKAYLAQDYDSKIQEWVNERKKSIQWLKGLKEVNWSSALDHEIYGKMSAQLFLENWLAHDYIHLRQITRTKRAFLADLADNDISYAGKW; via the coding sequence ATGAGCTTCAATCCTAATTTTTATATTACTGCCTTAGAAGCGAATATTGAGGCGGTAAAAAATCTAGCAATTGCTCACTCGGCAGAGCAGCAACGCTGGAAACCAACGCCTCAAACTTGGTCGCTCTTGGAGATTATTTGCCATTTGGTCGATGAGGAGGTATTGGACTTTCGCGCCCGATTACAAACCGCTCTTTATCCAGACAAATTCCCCTTTATACCCATTGATCCAGAAAGTTGGGTTGAATCTAAAGCTTATTTGGCGCAAGATTATGACAGTAAAATCCAAGAATGGGTAAACGAAAGAAAGAAATCCATTCAATGGCTAAAAGGTCTCAAAGAGGTGAATTGGTCTAGCGCTTTAGACCATGAAATTTATGGGAAAATGAGTGCTCAACTCTTCTTGGAAAACTGGCTTGCCCATGATTATATCCATCTTAGACAAATAACGCGTACCAAAAGAGCTTTCCTTGCCGATTTAGCAGATAATGACATTAGCTATGCAGGTAAGTGGTAA